Proteins from a single region of Dysosmobacter acutus:
- the addA gene encoding helicase-exonuclease AddAB subunit AddA, which produces MADIRLTADQAAAVENRGGALLVSAAAGSGKTKVLVERLFRYVTDEHCNVDDFLIITYTRAAAAELRGKIAEELNRRLAEYPEQTHLQRQMLRVYQADIKTVDAFCTALLRENVHLLAEEGQKRCLTPDFRVLDENEAALIRQRVLSQVLEQFYSGLDEAGELLADTLGAGRDDHSLEELVATLYAKLQSHAYPEAWLQEQESFWKNPGEDIGATPYAGELLSGVAGKAAYWQQMLTDMAERMGEAPAVEKGYGPGFSVTAAALGNLARAAERSWAEAAAAPLEFPRLGSVKAAEGGALKDQAKILWDTCKKEMTKAVKVLRISDREAMEDLRAVSPAMSALLRLTSAFSKAYQQEKLRINATDFSDQEHLALKLLVKPEGGPTELGEQVAARYREIMVDEYQDTNEVQNCIFAAVSKSGKNLFTVGDVKQSIYRFRLADPTIFLRNYQSYLPADQAEEGQERKILLSRNFRSRGEVLDGSNFIFENIMSPRMGEMAYGAEESLYFGAEYYLPRTDCAVEFHLVDVAMNRGAERPFKRVTAEARVIARRIHRLLEERFPVQDGEALRPCRMEDIVVLMRSPAGRAFELGRALEELGIPCSADTTGDFFATMEVAVIYNLLQIVDNPRQDVPLISVLRSPLVGFTPDRLAQVRAGTPQGDFYDALRADGGEDCAAFLRELDQLRRAAQDMSIHRLLWHIYNQYNALGIFGAMEGGEERKENLIVLFEHARRFESSGYRGVFAFVTQLRRLLEAGKEPETHGKTGSGGIQLMSIHKSKGLEFPIVLLADLSRPFSRMDYQTPVLVHPRLGLGPVRVDLERRIKYPTIARQALESVLRRESKSEEMRILYVAMTRAREKLILVYSRYGAEKHVSSLAPLCSCPARPEAVESCECMGDWLLLPLLCRPEAQALRCGAEIPLFAGGGAPWEVFLERGEEYREGSEPAPPISREERREPDFDPALLEFEYPYLREVTLPAKLTATQLKGREADSEISEHAAIPPRIRPLTRPKFMAGEMTAAQRGTATHLVLQYLNFQDRDVAGQVERLVRRRLLTGEQAAEMDAEDLKRFLDTPLAQRIRSSPRVLREYRFTLLVDARRYEPKARSDDRILLQGVVDCCFEEQGKLYVVDFKTDHVFGERLAERSEQYRPQLEAYSEALERVLEQPVGGKLLYFLPAGREVEL; this is translated from the coding sequence ATGGCTGATATCCGGCTGACCGCGGATCAGGCGGCGGCGGTGGAAAACCGGGGCGGTGCGCTGCTGGTGTCCGCCGCCGCCGGGTCCGGCAAGACCAAGGTGCTGGTGGAACGGCTCTTCCGCTATGTTACGGACGAGCACTGCAATGTGGATGATTTCCTGATAATCACCTACACCCGGGCCGCGGCGGCGGAGCTGCGGGGAAAAATCGCGGAGGAGCTGAACCGCCGCCTGGCGGAGTACCCGGAGCAGACCCATCTCCAGCGGCAGATGCTGCGGGTCTACCAGGCGGACATCAAGACGGTGGACGCCTTCTGCACGGCGCTGCTGCGGGAAAACGTCCATCTTCTTGCCGAGGAGGGGCAAAAGCGCTGTTTGACGCCGGATTTTCGGGTGTTGGATGAAAATGAGGCGGCCCTGATTCGCCAGCGGGTGCTGAGCCAGGTGCTGGAGCAGTTCTACAGCGGTCTGGACGAAGCCGGAGAACTGCTGGCAGACACCCTGGGCGCCGGGCGGGACGACCACAGCCTGGAGGAGCTGGTGGCCACGCTGTACGCCAAGCTCCAGAGCCACGCCTATCCGGAAGCCTGGCTTCAGGAGCAGGAATCCTTTTGGAAAAATCCGGGCGAGGACATCGGCGCCACACCATACGCCGGAGAGCTTCTCTCCGGCGTGGCCGGAAAGGCCGCCTACTGGCAGCAGATGCTGACAGACATGGCGGAGAGGATGGGCGAGGCTCCGGCGGTGGAGAAGGGCTATGGTCCCGGCTTCTCCGTGACCGCCGCCGCCCTGGGGAACCTTGCCCGGGCGGCGGAGCGCTCATGGGCGGAGGCTGCGGCCGCACCCCTGGAGTTTCCGCGGCTTGGCAGTGTGAAGGCCGCCGAGGGCGGCGCTTTAAAGGATCAGGCGAAAATCCTCTGGGATACCTGTAAAAAGGAGATGACCAAAGCGGTCAAGGTGCTCCGCATCAGCGACAGGGAGGCCATGGAGGACCTGCGGGCCGTGTCGCCGGCCATGTCGGCGCTTCTCCGGCTGACATCGGCCTTTTCCAAGGCCTATCAGCAGGAGAAGCTGCGCATCAATGCCACGGACTTTTCAGACCAGGAACACCTGGCCCTAAAACTTTTGGTGAAGCCGGAAGGCGGCCCCACGGAGTTGGGGGAGCAGGTGGCGGCCCGCTACCGGGAGATCATGGTGGATGAGTACCAGGATACAAACGAGGTGCAGAACTGCATCTTTGCCGCCGTATCGAAGTCGGGGAAAAACCTCTTTACCGTGGGCGACGTGAAGCAGAGCATTTACCGCTTCCGGCTGGCGGACCCCACGATCTTCCTGCGAAACTATCAGTCCTACCTTCCGGCGGATCAGGCGGAGGAGGGGCAGGAGCGTAAAATCCTCCTGTCCCGGAACTTCCGCTCCCGAGGTGAGGTGTTAGACGGCTCCAACTTCATTTTTGAGAATATCATGTCCCCGCGGATGGGGGAGATGGCCTACGGGGCGGAGGAGTCGCTCTATTTCGGCGCAGAGTACTATCTGCCAAGGACGGACTGCGCCGTGGAGTTCCATCTGGTGGATGTGGCCATGAACCGGGGAGCCGAGCGGCCTTTCAAACGGGTGACGGCGGAGGCCCGGGTGATTGCCCGGCGGATTCACCGACTTTTGGAGGAGCGCTTCCCGGTTCAGGATGGAGAGGCCCTGCGCCCCTGCCGCATGGAGGATATCGTGGTGCTGATGCGCTCGCCGGCCGGCCGGGCCTTTGAGCTTGGCCGCGCCCTGGAAGAGCTTGGAATTCCATGCAGCGCTGACACGACAGGCGACTTTTTTGCCACCATGGAGGTGGCCGTGATCTACAATCTCCTTCAGATCGTGGACAATCCCCGCCAGGATGTACCGCTTATCTCCGTGCTGCGCTCACCGCTTGTCGGCTTTACGCCGGACCGGCTGGCCCAGGTCCGCGCCGGCACACCCCAGGGGGATTTTTACGACGCCCTCCGCGCTGACGGGGGAGAGGACTGCGCTGCCTTCCTGAGGGAGCTTGATCAGCTGCGCCGCGCGGCTCAGGACATGAGCATCCACCGGCTCCTCTGGCACATCTACAATCAGTACAACGCCCTGGGTATTTTCGGCGCCATGGAGGGCGGGGAGGAGCGGAAGGAGAACCTGATCGTCCTCTTTGAACATGCCCGCCGCTTTGAGTCCTCCGGCTATCGGGGCGTATTTGCCTTTGTGACCCAGCTGCGCCGGCTTCTGGAGGCTGGAAAGGAACCGGAGACCCACGGGAAAACCGGCTCCGGCGGCATCCAGCTGATGAGCATTCACAAGTCCAAGGGCCTGGAGTTTCCCATCGTCCTGCTGGCGGACCTCTCCCGCCCCTTCAGCAGGATGGATTACCAGACGCCCGTGCTGGTCCATCCCCGGCTTGGTCTTGGCCCGGTCCGGGTGGATCTGGAGCGGAGGATCAAATATCCAACCATTGCCCGTCAGGCGCTGGAATCGGTGCTGCGGAGGGAGAGCAAGTCGGAGGAGATGCGGATTCTCTACGTGGCCATGACCCGGGCCAGGGAGAAGCTGATCCTGGTGTACAGCCGCTACGGCGCGGAAAAACACGTATCCTCCCTTGCGCCTCTCTGCTCCTGTCCGGCAAGACCCGAGGCGGTGGAATCCTGCGAGTGCATGGGGGACTGGCTGCTGCTGCCGCTGCTGTGCCGCCCGGAGGCCCAGGCGCTGCGCTGCGGCGCCGAAATACCCCTGTTTGCGGGAGGCGGCGCTCCCTGGGAGGTCTTCCTTGAACGGGGAGAGGAGTACCGGGAAGGCTCTGAGCCGGCCCCGCCGATCTCCCGGGAGGAGAGAAGGGAGCCGGATTTTGACCCGGCGCTTTTGGAATTTGAGTACCCCTATCTCAGGGAGGTGACGCTGCCGGCCAAGCTCACCGCCACCCAGCTCAAGGGGAGGGAGGCGGACAGCGAGATATCCGAGCACGCGGCCATCCCGCCCCGCATCCGTCCCCTGACGCGGCCCAAATTTATGGCCGGGGAGATGACCGCCGCCCAGCGGGGAACCGCAACCCACCTGGTGCTGCAATATCTGAACTTTCAGGATAGAGACGTGGCGGGTCAGGTGGAGCGCCTGGTCCGGCGCCGCCTGCTCACCGGCGAACAGGCGGCGGAGATGGACGCGGAGGACCTGAAGCGGTTTTTGGACACGCCTCTTGCCCAGCGGATCCGCTCTTCCCCACGGGTGCTGCGGGAGTACCGCTTTACCCTCCTGGTGGATGCCCGCCGGTACGAGCCGAAAGCCCGTTCCGACGACCGGATTCTGCTTCAGGGCGTGGTGGACTGCTGCTTTGAGGAGCAGGGGAAGCTGTATGTGGTGGATTTCAAAACGGACCACGTCTTTGGCGAAAGGCTTGCGGAGCGGTCGGAGCAGTACCGGCCCCAACTGGAGGCCTACAGCGAGGCGCTGGAGCGGGTTTTGGAGCAGCCGGTGGGCGGAAAACTCCTCTATTTTCTTCCGGCCGGAAGGGAAGTGGAGCTGTAG
- a CDS encoding MATE family efflux transporter encodes MNNELGREITIPSILKFTLPSILTMVVMSLYTVVDGTFVSRLVGTNAFSAVNIVYPLLSVTIGLGTMFGTGLTAVVSRKLGEGKEEEARQDLTFVLLVTILLGVAVTLLCFFFLEEIIRALGANDEIFQDCRDYAFPLVFFFGANILQLQFQTLYVACGKPCIGLATTVLGGLANVALDYLFIARFHMGVAGAAIATGIGYSLPTVYGLVYFACNRKGTLYFAKPKADFRLLIHTMVNGSSEMVNNLSTSVTTFLFNVIMMRMMGQDGVAAVSILLYLDFVLIAIALGYSLGVAPLFSYNYGSGEEEKLKRLFRMSTYFSFAVGAVMTSGTILFAKHLAGIFTHQGTPVYELAVSGLGIYALSYLFKGYNVFSSALFTAFGDGRTSAILSFLRTFVFLSASLLGLSSLFGVEGVWFATPVAELLSLLLSLFYLIRCRKRYGYWK; translated from the coding sequence ATGAACAATGAGCTGGGGCGGGAGATTACGATCCCCTCCATTTTAAAATTCACCCTTCCCTCCATCCTGACCATGGTGGTGATGTCTCTCTATACGGTGGTGGACGGCACCTTTGTCTCCCGCCTGGTGGGAACCAACGCCTTCTCAGCGGTGAACATCGTCTATCCGCTTTTGAGCGTCACCATCGGCCTGGGCACCATGTTCGGAACCGGGCTGACGGCTGTCGTTTCGAGGAAGTTGGGGGAGGGGAAAGAGGAGGAGGCGCGGCAGGATCTGACCTTTGTCCTTCTGGTCACGATCCTTCTTGGCGTGGCGGTGACACTGCTGTGCTTTTTCTTTTTGGAGGAGATCATCCGGGCGCTGGGCGCCAATGACGAGATTTTCCAGGACTGCCGGGACTACGCCTTTCCGCTGGTCTTTTTCTTTGGGGCCAATATTCTGCAGCTCCAGTTTCAAACCCTCTATGTGGCCTGCGGCAAGCCCTGCATCGGCCTTGCGACCACTGTGTTAGGCGGGCTTGCCAATGTGGCGCTGGACTATCTCTTCATCGCCAGATTCCATATGGGGGTCGCCGGAGCCGCCATTGCAACAGGCATCGGCTACTCCCTTCCCACCGTGTACGGCTTGGTGTACTTTGCCTGCAACCGGAAGGGCACGCTCTATTTTGCCAAACCCAAGGCGGATTTCCGCCTTCTGATCCATACCATGGTCAACGGCTCCTCGGAGATGGTCAACAATCTTTCCACCAGCGTCACCACATTTTTGTTCAACGTGATTATGATGCGGATGATGGGGCAGGACGGCGTGGCGGCGGTCTCCATTTTGCTGTATCTGGACTTTGTGCTCATTGCCATTGCCCTGGGGTATTCCCTTGGCGTGGCGCCGCTGTTCTCCTATAATTACGGCAGCGGCGAGGAAGAGAAGCTGAAGCGCCTCTTCCGGATGAGCACGTATTTTTCTTTTGCGGTTGGGGCGGTGATGACCTCCGGCACAATCCTGTTTGCAAAACATTTGGCGGGGATTTTTACCCATCAGGGGACGCCGGTTTATGAGCTGGCGGTATCTGGCCTGGGGATTTACGCGCTGAGCTATCTGTTCAAAGGCTATAACGTCTTTTCGTCCGCCCTGTTCACCGCCTTTGGCGACGGGAGAACCTCGGCAATATTGTCCTTTTTGCGTACGTTTGTATTTTTAAGCGCATCGCTTTTGGGG
- the rpmE gene encoding 50S ribosomal protein L31, translated as MKEGIHPNYQQTTITCACGNVIETGSTKKDIKVEVCSKCHPFFTGKQKLVDTGGRVAKFNKKFGLDK; from the coding sequence ATGAAGGAAGGAATCCATCCCAATTATCAGCAGACTACGATTACATGCGCCTGCGGTAATGTGATTGAGACAGGTTCTACTAAGAAGGATATCAAGGTAGAAGTCTGCTCTAAGTGTCACCCCTTCTTTACTGGTAAGCAGAAGCTGGTGGACACCGGCGGACGCGTCGCCAAGTTCAACAAGAAGTTCGGCCTGGACAAGTGA
- a CDS encoding MarR family transcriptional regulator has protein sequence MTNLARSVDEFYYHMALYELRMMNGADFFNGLSYNSLLYLNVIWMTEECTVSKIADTLGVTKPAVTLKINELVRTEAIAKTRSERDRRVYYIRLSPRMEALFSNYDRVFDRIELALKSQYAEEQLTLFEEILRTISGIEWSKDSHEQ, from the coding sequence ATGACCAATTTAGCCAGGAGCGTGGATGAGTTCTACTATCATATGGCTCTTTATGAGCTGCGGATGATGAACGGAGCGGACTTTTTTAACGGTCTTTCCTACAACAGCCTCCTGTATCTCAACGTGATCTGGATGACAGAGGAATGCACGGTGAGCAAGATTGCGGATACGCTGGGGGTGACAAAACCGGCCGTCACGTTGAAGATCAATGAGCTGGTGCGGACAGAGGCCATTGCAAAAACCCGGAGCGAAAGGGACCGCAGGGTATATTACATCAGGCTGAGCCCACGGATGGAGGCGCTTTTTTCCAACTATGACAGGGTGTTCGACCGGATTGAGTTGGCATTGAAAAGTCAGTACGCGGAAGAACAGCTGACGCTGTTTGAGGAGATTCTGCGTACCATTTCGGGGATTGAATGGAGCAAAGATTCACATGAACAATGA
- a CDS encoding YigZ family protein has product MESYLVPFETAESEFVEKRSRFIGRVWRVESEEEARARIEETKKRHYDARHNCWCYLLRDQNVLRYSDDGEPQGTAGQPMLNVFQREGVCNACCVVTRYFGGVLLGAGGLTRAYAKGAKDALNAAGVCRMSRWTQWEIPCTYPLFEQVKIEVEGACGHLVDAEYGAEILIRGAFPDGMAEHFQNRLTELSAGQLTMRSLGQVFQPGPREEAK; this is encoded by the coding sequence GTGGAATCTTATCTGGTGCCCTTTGAGACGGCGGAGAGTGAATTCGTGGAAAAGCGTTCCCGCTTTATCGGCAGGGTCTGGAGGGTGGAATCCGAGGAAGAGGCCCGCGCCAGGATTGAAGAGACGAAAAAGCGCCATTACGACGCCCGCCACAACTGCTGGTGCTACCTGCTGCGGGATCAAAACGTGCTGCGCTACAGCGACGACGGAGAGCCTCAGGGCACGGCCGGGCAGCCCATGCTGAACGTGTTTCAGCGTGAGGGGGTCTGCAATGCGTGCTGCGTGGTGACCCGCTATTTCGGAGGCGTGCTGCTTGGCGCCGGAGGGCTGACCCGGGCCTATGCCAAAGGGGCGAAGGACGCGCTGAATGCGGCCGGAGTCTGCCGGATGAGCCGTTGGACCCAGTGGGAGATTCCCTGCACCTATCCGCTATTTGAACAGGTGAAGATAGAGGTGGAGGGAGCGTGCGGCCATCTTGTGGATGCGGAATACGGAGCGGAAATCCTGATCCGCGGCGCATTTCCAGATGGCATGGCCGAGCATTTCCAGAACCGGCTGACCGAGCTCTCCGCCGGACAGCTCACCATGCGATCGCTGGGGCAGGTCTTCCAGCCAGGCCCCCGGGAAGAGGCAAAGTGA
- a CDS encoding GNAT family N-acetyltransferase → MDRIETARVILRPFRDADAADVYDYAKDPRVGPAAGWPPHRDEAESLEIIRTVFAAPGVAAVELKETGRLIGSVGFTDTHYGVLTEPDDEIGYALHPEYWGRGLIPEAVRAVMEYGFTEMGLQTIWCCHYQGNLKSRRVIEKCGFRYRYCAQADVKLLHEKRLCLHYALTKEEWERGILSGAL, encoded by the coding sequence ATGGATCGAATCGAAACCGCAAGAGTGATCCTGCGTCCCTTCCGGGACGCAGACGCCGCGGATGTATATGATTATGCAAAGGACCCCCGTGTGGGACCGGCGGCCGGCTGGCCGCCCCACAGGGATGAGGCGGAGAGCCTGGAGATTATCCGCACGGTGTTTGCCGCGCCCGGGGTGGCCGCCGTGGAACTGAAGGAGACGGGGCGGCTCATCGGCTCCGTCGGCTTCACGGACACCCATTACGGCGTATTGACAGAGCCGGACGACGAGATCGGTTATGCCCTGCACCCGGAGTATTGGGGACGAGGGCTGATCCCGGAGGCGGTCCGGGCTGTGATGGAGTATGGCTTTACAGAAATGGGACTTCAGACCATCTGGTGCTGTCACTACCAGGGGAATCTCAAGTCCCGGCGGGTGATCGAAAAGTGCGGCTTTCGCTACCGCTACTGCGCCCAGGCCGATGTGAAGCTGCTGCATGAGAAGCGGCTGTGCCTGCACTATGCGCTGACAAAGGAGGAGTGGGAACGTGGAATCTTATCTGGTGCCCTTTGA
- a CDS encoding flavin reductase family protein, translating into MSLHKVELNEVSPKVLEVFGTQNALLSAGGKDGCNTMTIGWCGLGRLWNLPACTVYVRPERYTYEFMERREYFTVSIFDMSHKKMMGYCGSKSGRDTDKIKECGLSLRYGAGDAPFFDEAELVLVCRKLYAQDLDPSCVLDERINGFYQGEGWHRLYVGQVVEAYRR; encoded by the coding sequence ATGTCGTTGCACAAAGTAGAGCTGAATGAGGTTTCCCCAAAGGTATTGGAGGTATTCGGCACGCAGAACGCGCTGCTGAGCGCCGGCGGAAAGGACGGGTGCAACACCATGACCATCGGCTGGTGCGGACTGGGGCGGCTTTGGAACCTGCCCGCCTGCACGGTCTATGTCCGTCCGGAGCGTTATACGTATGAATTTATGGAGCGGCGGGAGTATTTCACCGTCTCCATATTCGATATGAGCCATAAAAAAATGATGGGCTACTGCGGTTCAAAAAGCGGCCGGGATACGGACAAGATAAAAGAGTGCGGTCTGAGCCTGCGCTATGGAGCGGGTGACGCGCCGTTTTTTGACGAGGCGGAGCTGGTGCTGGTGTGCAGGAAGCTGTATGCCCAGGACCTGGATCCCTCCTGCGTCCTTGATGAGCGGATTAATGGATTTTACCAGGGCGAGGGATGGCACCGCCTCTATGTGGGCCAGGTGGTGGAGGCGTACCGGCGCTGA
- the hflX gene encoding GTPase HflX — protein MEQTQDKRDLVVLVGLNSPVLGREETADDSSMEELSALVETAGGEVTAILLQNRDKPDPRTFIGEGKVAEVQLYVENTNATMVIFDNDLSPSQMRVLTGLLGVQVLDRCGLILDIFAQRAKTKEGRLQVELAQYQYLLPRLVGMWTHLERQAGTSGKGPIGSRGPGETQLETDRRHIHRKIAKLREDLEEVRRVRGTQRDRRRKNEIPVVAIVGYTNAGKSTLLNQLTGAAIPANNRLFDTLDTTSRLLSVSDTLDVVVSDTVGFIRKLPHQLVEAFKATLEELEYADLLLHVIDVSSPEWQQQTQVVEALIHELGADQLPRINVFNKSDLVGGDILPHGEDIVSVSAKTGQGIDDLLAMIGKRLDKGSRRVTLHLPYDKGGLLDALYREAKVEQVDYSDTIDVTAVCTPKTLGQVNQWIESKPQE, from the coding sequence ATGGAACAAACACAAGATAAACGGGATTTGGTGGTGCTGGTGGGGTTGAACTCACCGGTCCTTGGGCGGGAGGAGACCGCCGACGATTCCAGTATGGAGGAGCTGTCCGCCCTGGTGGAGACCGCCGGCGGCGAGGTGACAGCCATCCTCCTCCAAAACCGGGACAAGCCTGATCCCCGCACCTTCATCGGTGAGGGGAAGGTGGCGGAGGTCCAGCTCTATGTGGAGAACACCAACGCCACCATGGTGATTTTTGACAACGACCTGTCCCCCTCTCAAATGCGGGTGCTCACAGGGCTTCTTGGCGTTCAGGTGCTGGACCGCTGCGGCTTGATTCTGGATATTTTTGCCCAGCGAGCCAAGACAAAGGAGGGCCGTCTTCAGGTGGAGCTGGCCCAGTATCAGTACCTGCTGCCCCGGCTGGTGGGCATGTGGACACACCTGGAGCGCCAGGCCGGCACCAGCGGCAAAGGGCCCATCGGCTCCCGCGGCCCGGGTGAAACCCAGCTGGAGACCGACCGCCGGCACATCCACCGCAAGATCGCCAAGCTGAGGGAGGACCTGGAGGAAGTGCGCCGCGTCCGGGGGACCCAGCGGGACCGGAGGAGGAAAAACGAGATTCCCGTGGTGGCCATCGTGGGCTATACCAACGCCGGAAAGTCCACGCTGCTCAACCAGCTGACCGGCGCCGCCATTCCGGCCAACAACCGGCTCTTTGACACGCTGGACACCACCAGCCGCCTGCTGAGCGTCAGCGATACGCTGGACGTGGTGGTCTCCGACACCGTGGGGTTCATCCGCAAGCTGCCCCACCAGTTGGTGGAGGCCTTTAAGGCCACGCTGGAGGAGCTGGAGTATGCGGATTTGCTGCTCCATGTCATCGACGTGTCCAGCCCTGAGTGGCAGCAGCAGACCCAGGTGGTGGAGGCCCTCATCCACGAATTGGGGGCGGACCAGCTGCCAAGAATCAATGTGTTCAACAAATCCGACCTGGTGGGAGGAGATATTCTGCCCCACGGTGAGGACATCGTCTCCGTCTCCGCCAAAACAGGGCAGGGGATCGACGATCTGCTGGCCATGATCGGCAAGCGCCTGGACAAGGGCAGCCGGCGGGTGACGCTGCACCTGCCCTATGACAAGGGCGGGCTCCTGGACGCGCTGTACCGGGAGGCAAAAGTGGAACAGGTGGACTACAGCGACACCATCGATGTGACGGCGGTCTGCACGCCGAAAACGCTGGGGCAGGTGAATCAATGGATCGAATCGAAACCGCAAGAGTGA